Proteins from one Triticum aestivum cultivar Chinese Spring chromosome 7A, IWGSC CS RefSeq v2.1, whole genome shotgun sequence genomic window:
- the LOC123148658 gene encoding basic leucine zipper 19 yields MTTSNEKHSTTRKETKSMRTREGTTHENVAGHSPPFSAHQSSSSGSTTPDWRGHQRTRTRLLSSAGLFLRTMDDGDIDFTNPETYLHPAMDSYFDDILKDPEHLACTHTHACCNPHVRHDLAHHTQTCVHVHTKILREESDDVPETSESPQENNGPKKRPPGNRAAVRKYREKKKAHTTLLEEEVARLKALNKQLVRRLQSHSALEAEASRLRCLLVDIRGRIDGELGAFPYKRPVKNKDLADQGSSLGGARQVRLRCNDPPYCSPEMQAMTMDDDDVMSSEVLGQGAGDIANNQWLQGLPDDVKR; encoded by the exons ATGACGACATCGAACGAAAAGCATTCCACCACGAGAAAGGAAACCAAGTCAATGCGAACAAGAGAAGGAACAACACACGAAAACGTTGCTGGTCATTCCCCACCTTTCTCCGCCCACCAATCATCCTCCTCCGGCAGCACAACTCCGGATTGGCGTGGCCATCAAAGGACCAGGACGCGACTCCTCTCGTCTGCGG GTTTGTTCTTGCGGACCATGGACGACGGGGACATAGATTTCACCAATCCGGAGACGTACCTGCACCCGGCCATGGACAGCTACTTTGACGACATCCTGAAAGACCCGGAGCACCTCGCATGTACTCACACCCACGCCTGCTGCAACCCGCATGTACGCCATGACCTTGCCCACCACACCCAGACCTGCGTCCATGTCCACACCAAGATCCTCCGGGAGGAGTCGGATGATGTCCCCGAGACCTCCGAGTCGCCGCAAGAGAATAACGGCCCCAAGAAGCGCCCGCCAGGTAACCGGGCAGCTGTGAGGAAGTACCGTGAGAAGAAGAAGGCCCACACGACTTTGCTGGAGGAAGAGGTGGCTCGCCTCAAGGCTTTAAACAAGCAGCTCGTGAGGAGGCTTCAGAGTCACTCGGCGCTCGAGGCTGAGGCCTCCAGGCTCCGCTGCCTGCTTGTCGACATTAGAGGGAGGATCGACGGAGAGCTTGGTGCTTTCCCTTACAAGCGGCCAGTGAAGAACAAGGATTTGGCTGACCAAGGAAGTTCCCTTGGTGGTGCCCGGCAGGTTAGGCTCAGATGCAACGATCCGCCCTACTGCAGTCCAGAGATGCAGGCCATGACAATGGATGACGATGATGTTATGAGTAGCGAGGTGTTGGGTCAAGGTGCCGGTGATATTGCAAACAACCAGTGGCTCCAAGGTTTGCCAGATGATGTAAAGAGGTGA